The Eubacteriaceae bacterium Marseille-Q4139 genome has a window encoding:
- a CDS encoding alkaline phosphatase family protein: MKKVMILVIDGCAPEYLTEKTAPNIFRLAGERGFFKTVQGAMPSVTNVNHAFILSGRWPAETKVVGNYFYDRATGKEGFIEERGFMKAETILQHVRKQGGKTALFTVKGKVLGVYGDGADIGISAQAPEAALLSRYGLEAPPAIDSVEASEWIVKAAYRCIETDSPELLYCTTNDYIFHHFAPGAEEARAQIRAIDAYIEKIAEREPERQIYITADHGMNKKTRIVNFQTAAGRAGFDVYCLTPLKDRYVENHIYQEGGMLYVFLKDPSQAEAFRDFAAAQPYMEQVLTAGEAAVRYHLPEGPIGDYVLLTEKDSAFGECSEEILYTEESRTHGSLYEREVPLLAINPERGKEEYAYSKDIAAHLMGISC, encoded by the coding sequence ATGAAAAAAGTGATGATTCTTGTAATCGACGGCTGTGCGCCGGAATATCTGACGGAAAAGACGGCGCCGAACATCTTTCGGCTTGCCGGGGAACGGGGATTTTTTAAGACCGTACAGGGGGCGATGCCCTCGGTGACAAACGTGAACCACGCCTTCATCCTTTCGGGGCGGTGGCCAGCCGAGACAAAGGTGGTAGGAAATTATTTTTATGACAGGGCCACGGGAAAAGAGGGGTTCATCGAGGAACGCGGCTTTATGAAGGCCGAAACGATTCTCCAGCATGTCAGGAAACAGGGCGGAAAGACGGCGCTTTTCACGGTAAAGGGAAAAGTCCTTGGCGTCTACGGCGACGGGGCTGACATCGGAATCAGCGCCCAGGCGCCGGAGGCAGCGCTTCTTTCGCGCTACGGCCTGGAGGCGCCGCCGGCCATCGACAGTGTGGAGGCGTCGGAGTGGATTGTGAAGGCGGCATACCGCTGCATCGAAACGGACAGCCCCGAGCTTTTGTACTGCACGACCAACGATTACATTTTCCATCATTTTGCGCCGGGCGCTGAGGAGGCGAGGGCGCAGATCCGGGCCATCGACGCATACATAGAAAAGATCGCCGAACGGGAGCCGGAGCGTCAGATTTACATCACGGCCGACCACGGCATGAACAAGAAAACCAGGATTGTCAATTTCCAGACGGCCGCAGGAAGGGCCGGCTTTGACGTTTACTGCCTGACACCGTTAAAAGACCGGTACGTGGAAAACCATATTTACCAGGAGGGCGGCATGCTCTACGTGTTTTTAAAGGATCCGTCCCAGGCGGAGGCGTTCCGGGATTTTGCAGCCGCACAGCCGTACATGGAGCAGGTACTCACGGCCGGTGAGGCGGCCGTTCGGTACCATCTTCCGGAGGGGCCCATCGGCGATTACGTCCTCTTGACGGAAAAGGACAGCGCCTTCGGGGAATGCAGTGAGGAAATCCTCTATACGGAGGAATCCAGAACCCACGGCTCCCTTTATGAGCGCGAGGTTCCCCTCCTTGCCATAAACCCGGAGCGGGGAAAAGAGGAGTACGCATATTCCAAAGACATCGCCGCTCATCTCATGGGGATTTCCTGCTAA
- a CDS encoding GntR family transcriptional regulator, producing the protein MKLIISNISGIPIYEQIKQQVKAAILSGELKEGETLPSLRTLAKDLKISVLTVTRAYTELEQEGFVKNVQGRGCFVLGSGSELMKEQLIRKVENGITEAIKAAKIANLSKEELHHLLDILLEANTDD; encoded by the coding sequence TTGAAGCTAATCATTTCAAATATATCGGGCATACCCATTTACGAGCAAATTAAACAGCAGGTTAAAGCCGCTATCCTGTCCGGTGAGCTGAAAGAAGGGGAGACATTGCCGTCTCTCCGGACTCTGGCGAAGGACTTAAAGATCAGTGTCTTAACAGTTACGAGGGCCTATACGGAACTGGAACAGGAAGGGTTTGTTAAGAATGTTCAGGGCCGCGGCTGTTTTGTATTGGGAAGCGGTTCTGAGCTTATGAAAGAGCAGCTAATCCGTAAAGTAGAAAATGGTATAACAGAAGCTATAAAAGCGGCGAAAATTGCCAACCTATCCAAGGAAGAGCTGCACCATCTTTTAGATATTTTATTGGAGGCGAATACAGATGACTAA
- a CDS encoding ABC-2 transporter permease — protein MSNILKAAKLDFSLIKPYVKLIGFTMLLPIAFAAVNRSILTGVSFAMCFIAMTTGYPFSVAEKNSMERLYGILPVKKGEMVIGRYLFVAVLGAIALVVSLITQPIVLRALGETVKRSDILNAAIGGLFLFALYTVFQLPGYYKFGSIKGRVFMYIPAAGFLVTLFFLPGLPADSPMINAAVSSPVLLPAFVTALVAVMYAVSIWFSVRIMKNKEM, from the coding sequence ATGAGTAATATACTGAAAGCTGCGAAACTGGATTTTTCCCTTATAAAACCGTATGTTAAACTAATTGGTTTTACTATGCTTCTTCCCATCGCTTTCGCGGCTGTCAACCGCTCCATACTGACGGGAGTCTCTTTTGCCATGTGCTTTATCGCCATGACAACCGGCTATCCTTTTTCCGTCGCAGAGAAAAACAGCATGGAACGCCTATACGGCATTTTGCCTGTAAAGAAAGGGGAAATGGTAATAGGGCGGTATCTCTTTGTTGCTGTGCTTGGAGCCATCGCTCTGGTGGTTTCCCTTATCACGCAGCCGATTGTATTGCGGGCCTTGGGCGAAACCGTTAAACGGTCAGACATTCTGAACGCGGCCATTGGCGGCCTGTTCTTGTTTGCGCTTTACACGGTGTTTCAGCTTCCGGGATATTACAAATTTGGCTCTATCAAAGGCCGGGTATTTATGTATATTCCGGCAGCAGGTTTTTTAGTGACTTTGTTCTTTCTTCCCGGACTGCCTGCTGATTCCCCCATGATTAACGCAGCCGTCAGCTCACCTGTGCTGCTTCCTGCTTTTGTGACTGCGCTGGTGGCTGTTATGTATGCTGTGTCGATCTGGTTCTCCGTCCGGATTATGAAAAATAAGGAGATGTAA
- a CDS encoding ABC transporter ATP-binding protein yields MTNYLEVKNLSKSFDHFQLRNITFSLPKGYIMGLIGPNGSGKTTTIKLILNMLERSSGEIKIMGLDNIADEQKAKAELGVVFDTNYFSDDWKVTEVEKSISVFYPNWNSERFAEMLRKFHIVPAKKVRELSKGMQMKLMLACAFSYDAKLLILDEPTSGLDPVSRDELLQILSEYIEDGEHSVLFSTHITGDLERAADYITYISYGELFFSGIKDEFVDMFRIIKGGRNELSADLQAKAIGVRIFPTGFEALVKTEDIGAFPALDIEPAAIDEIVVFTSRKGEDYE; encoded by the coding sequence ATGACTAATTATTTGGAGGTAAAAAATCTGTCGAAATCCTTTGACCATTTTCAGCTTCGCAATATTACTTTCTCTCTCCCCAAAGGATATATTATGGGGCTGATCGGGCCAAACGGCTCCGGCAAAACAACTACAATCAAGCTCATTCTGAATATGCTGGAGCGCAGCAGCGGAGAAATCAAAATCATGGGCCTGGATAATATCGCTGACGAGCAGAAGGCAAAGGCAGAACTTGGCGTTGTATTTGATACCAACTATTTCAGTGATGATTGGAAAGTTACTGAGGTCGAAAAATCTATCTCCGTTTTCTATCCCAACTGGAATTCGGAGCGGTTTGCTGAAATGCTGCGAAAGTTTCATATTGTTCCGGCTAAAAAGGTCAGGGAACTTTCAAAAGGGATGCAGATGAAGCTGATGCTGGCCTGTGCGTTCTCCTATGACGCAAAGCTGCTGATTTTGGATGAACCTACCAGCGGCCTTGATCCTGTTTCCAGAGATGAATTGCTTCAGATCCTCTCGGAATACATCGAGGACGGGGAACACAGCGTTCTATTTTCTACCCATATTACCGGCGATTTGGAACGGGCTGCTGATTATATCACATATATCAGTTATGGTGAACTGTTTTTCAGCGGCATCAAAGATGAATTTGTTGATATGTTTCGTATCATCAAAGGCGGCAGGAATGAACTGTCCGCTGATTTGCAGGCGAAGGCCATAGGCGTCCGCATTTTCCCGACTGGTTTTGAAGCTCTCGTCAAAACCGAAGATATTGGCGCATTTCCTGCATTGGACATTGAACCGGCAGCCATTGATGAAATCGTCGTTTTTACAAGCAGGAAGGGGGAAGATTATGAGTAA
- a CDS encoding MerR family transcriptional regulator, with translation MADKNHLFSIGRLSKLTGVHVQSLRYYEEIGILKPAYVDPDSQYRYYTFQHVKIVEAIQFCVELDIPLKQFKDFLLETDGQIDYAKLMAHGTRLAEEKMKRIRKRLAFLKEVKNELAHAEECRVSPYVKRYFPERLCWTVPYEGIQRGTEFYGAFYRLMSDMEARGLPAGYYSGQFQICSGGQARSYLFLAIRETEEKIMEDPRILRIPAGDYLCTVLKESGIHNAPAHFPELFSMNYDRTVVEVELWSEKFPYSEPFFELRCSLPGAEAP, from the coding sequence ATGGCAGATAAAAACCACCTGTTTTCCATCGGCCGGCTGTCGAAGCTGACAGGTGTGCATGTCCAGTCTCTTCGCTATTACGAGGAGATTGGGATTTTGAAGCCGGCCTATGTGGATCCGGACAGCCAGTACCGGTATTATACGTTTCAGCATGTGAAAATCGTGGAGGCAATCCAGTTCTGCGTGGAGCTCGATATCCCGTTAAAGCAGTTTAAAGACTTTCTTCTGGAAACAGACGGCCAGATTGATTACGCGAAGCTGATGGCACATGGAACCAGGCTGGCAGAGGAAAAGATGAAACGGATCCGGAAGCGGCTGGCATTTCTTAAAGAAGTAAAAAACGAGCTGGCCCATGCGGAGGAGTGCCGGGTCAGCCCATATGTGAAGCGGTATTTCCCGGAACGGCTTTGCTGGACCGTTCCCTATGAGGGGATACAGAGAGGCACGGAATTTTACGGGGCTTTTTACCGTCTGATGTCCGATATGGAGGCGCGCGGGCTGCCGGCCGGATATTACAGCGGACAGTTCCAGATATGTTCAGGCGGCCAGGCCAGATCGTATCTTTTTCTTGCCATCCGGGAAACGGAAGAGAAAATCATGGAAGATCCCCGGATTCTTCGAATCCCTGCCGGTGACTATCTCTGCACGGTTTTAAAGGAGAGCGGAATTCATAACGCGCCGGCGCATTTCCCGGAACTGTTTTCCATGAATTATGACAGGACTGTTGTCGAGGTGGAGCTGTGGTCGGAAAAATTCCCGTATTCGGAGCCTTTTTTTGAACTGCGGTGCAGCCTGCCTGGGGCAGAGGCGCCGTAA
- a CDS encoding mandelate racemase/muconate lactonizing enzyme family protein — MKITKVDVLRAKPNERGWTPVLCRIYTDEGIYGDGEAALGYGGVSRSAFGMVQDCAARILGMNPLEHEVIWNHLYRNCFWGRNGGPLVFGGISAIDIALWDIKGKAYGVPVHELLGGKQRESLRAYASQIQFGWGPDYTPARSLEDYAREAKKAIDDGYDCVKADFFSYKEGEGRFTENEQAGLLSQAHMKLVEERIVVTREAIGPDNDIILENHCYTDAQSAVQMANMAKAYRMFYFEEPTTPHPELLSYVHRETGLPVASGERIFSRWQYEKFFKEQAIQIAQPDIGTSGGITEVKKICDMAFTHDVGIQIHICGSPIVTAASLQLECTLPNFVIHEQNVWSLAPSCRELAIHDYQPHGGKFLIPDLPGIGNEISEKAFAEGEVVTIK; from the coding sequence ATGAAGATTACAAAAGTCGATGTACTGAGAGCAAAACCCAACGAGCGCGGCTGGACGCCGGTTTTGTGCCGGATTTATACGGACGAGGGAATTTACGGCGACGGAGAAGCGGCACTGGGATACGGCGGCGTCTCCCGGTCGGCCTTTGGGATGGTTCAGGACTGTGCGGCCAGGATTCTTGGCATGAACCCGTTAGAGCATGAGGTGATCTGGAACCACCTTTACCGGAACTGCTTCTGGGGACGGAACGGCGGGCCCCTGGTGTTCGGCGGCATCAGCGCCATCGACATCGCCCTCTGGGACATCAAGGGAAAGGCATACGGCGTGCCGGTTCATGAGCTTCTGGGCGGAAAACAGAGGGAAAGCCTGAGGGCTTACGCCAGCCAGATCCAGTTTGGCTGGGGGCCGGATTACACACCGGCCAGGAGTCTTGAGGACTACGCCAGAGAGGCGAAGAAAGCCATCGACGATGGCTATGACTGCGTAAAAGCCGATTTCTTTTCCTACAAAGAGGGAGAGGGGCGGTTCACGGAAAACGAACAGGCCGGGCTTTTGAGCCAGGCTCATATGAAGTTAGTCGAAGAGCGGATTGTAGTCACCAGGGAGGCCATCGGGCCGGATAACGACATCATTTTAGAGAACCACTGCTACACAGACGCGCAGTCGGCCGTCCAGATGGCGAACATGGCAAAGGCGTACCGCATGTTTTACTTCGAGGAGCCGACGACGCCGCACCCGGAGCTTTTAAGCTATGTCCACCGGGAGACGGGGCTTCCGGTCGCCAGCGGGGAGCGGATTTTCTCCAGATGGCAGTATGAAAAGTTCTTTAAAGAGCAGGCAATCCAGATCGCACAGCCGGACATCGGCACAAGCGGCGGGATCACCGAGGTGAAAAAAATCTGCGATATGGCGTTTACCCATGACGTAGGGATCCAGATCCATATCTGCGGAAGCCCCATCGTCACGGCCGCCTCGCTCCAGCTTGAGTGTACGCTGCCCAACTTCGTGATCCACGAACAGAACGTCTGGAGCCTCGCACCGTCCTGCCGGGAGCTGGCAATCCATGACTACCAGCCCCACGGCGGAAAGTTCCTGATCCCGGATCTGCCGGGAATCGGAAACGAGATTTCCGAAAAGGCCTTTGCAGAAGGCGAGGTCGTTACGATAAAATAG
- a CDS encoding multidrug transporter MatE — MDLLKDKIGSLYLKFLAPSLFSALVTTIYSFVDTIAIGKGVGTDGTAACAVIYPIMGVASLFGFLCGIGGSVRFGKARGEGRMEKANAYYTASLILVLVLTALVWPFTALFRKEIFTLFGASSALMPLVLEYGDWIIGTFPAFILSAYFTCMVRCDGAPNVVMGAVIAGGVFNVFGDWFLVFPMGMGMAGAAIATAGGTVIQLFVLCAYLFSQKSSLTLVRPWKLTKAFFKSVTAGFSASVLEFAFIILTCILNNQIMRYGGETALAVFGVVLTCSGMFQHIFTGVGQTIQPIATTNFGAGQIRRIASLRRISELTVIAMGIVFMLSGILFPAQIICFFMDATPEVLSAAPGIMRIYFISFLFMGINIWATFYFQSILRTRTSTVLSLLRGLILSGLLLYLLPAWLGLDGVWWAMVLTEGIVAAVTLACVFVTNRTLQHRLL, encoded by the coding sequence ATGGATTTACTGAAAGACAAAATCGGGAGCCTGTATCTGAAATTCCTGGCTCCCTCGCTTTTTTCGGCCCTGGTTACGACCATATACAGCTTTGTCGACACCATCGCCATCGGGAAGGGCGTCGGCACAGACGGAACGGCCGCCTGCGCGGTCATCTATCCGATCATGGGGGTTGCCTCCCTGTTCGGCTTTCTCTGCGGCATCGGCGGCTCTGTCCGCTTCGGAAAAGCGCGCGGTGAGGGCCGCATGGAAAAAGCCAACGCCTACTACACGGCTTCCCTGATCCTGGTACTGGTTCTGACTGCCCTTGTGTGGCCGTTTACAGCCCTGTTCCGCAAAGAAATTTTTACCTTATTCGGGGCAAGCAGCGCTCTCATGCCTCTCGTCCTGGAGTACGGCGACTGGATCATCGGGACATTCCCGGCCTTTATCCTGTCGGCTTATTTTACCTGCATGGTGCGGTGCGACGGCGCGCCCAATGTGGTTATGGGCGCCGTCATCGCCGGCGGGGTTTTTAATGTTTTCGGAGACTGGTTCCTGGTTTTCCCCATGGGCATGGGGATGGCAGGTGCGGCAATCGCCACGGCCGGCGGCACCGTGATTCAGCTTTTCGTGCTCTGCGCTTACCTGTTCTCACAAAAAAGCAGCTTAACGCTTGTGAGGCCATGGAAGCTTACGAAGGCATTTTTCAAGTCCGTCACGGCTGGCTTCAGCGCCTCCGTGCTGGAATTTGCCTTTATCATCCTGACCTGTATCCTGAATAATCAGATCATGCGCTACGGCGGGGAGACCGCCCTGGCTGTTTTCGGCGTCGTCTTAACCTGCTCCGGCATGTTCCAGCACATTTTCACCGGCGTAGGGCAGACCATCCAGCCGATTGCAACGACAAATTTCGGTGCCGGACAGATCAGGCGGATTGCCAGCCTGCGCCGGATTTCGGAGTTGACCGTCATCGCCATGGGCATTGTTTTCATGCTGTCGGGCATTCTGTTCCCGGCGCAGATCATCTGCTTCTTCATGGACGCGACGCCCGAGGTGCTTTCCGCAGCCCCGGGCATCATGCGGATTTATTTTATTTCGTTCCTGTTTATGGGCATCAACATCTGGGCCACCTTTTATTTCCAGTCCATCCTGCGGACACGCACCTCCACGGTGCTGTCCCTTCTGAGAGGACTCATCCTCAGCGGGCTGCTTTTATATCTTCTTCCGGCCTGGCTCGGCCTTGACGGCGTATGGTGGGCCATGGTTCTCACCGAGGGGATTGTCGCCGCGGTGACGCTGGCCTGTGTTTTTGTCACGAACCGCACCTTGCAGCACCGGCTTTTGTAA
- a CDS encoding DMT family transporter, translating to MNKQKKADLLLLMITAFWGTSYYLTDISLTDLPPMFLNAFRFLSAFFVLGIVFRKKLMNMNRTTIRYSLLVGLVLTGTYIFYGYGISRTSLSNAAFISALPVVITPVFAYFIDGTRPGRKMLFCIAVCAVGLALLTLDDRLRPAVGDVICLGVPVCYALDLTMTERAVRHEEVDALALGVCQLGVVGIITFVLSILFEEPHLPTTAAAWFSSLFLGFFCTGISFVIQAVQQKYTTASHVGLIFTLEPVFATLVAFVFANEVLAPRGYLGMALMLLSLLFMELDLPVKRKQSMEYRENLS from the coding sequence ATGAATAAGCAGAAAAAAGCAGATTTACTGCTTCTGATGATTACCGCCTTCTGGGGCACTTCCTATTATTTGACGGACATAAGCCTGACAGACCTGCCGCCAATGTTTCTCAACGCATTTCGGTTCCTGTCCGCTTTTTTCGTGCTGGGAATCGTATTCCGCAAAAAGCTGATGAATATGAACAGGACGACGATTCGTTACAGCCTCCTGGTAGGACTTGTTTTAACCGGAACCTATATCTTTTACGGATACGGCATATCCCGGACTTCGCTGTCCAACGCAGCTTTTATCAGCGCGCTGCCGGTGGTAATCACGCCGGTTTTTGCCTATTTTATTGATGGGACGCGGCCGGGCCGGAAAATGCTGTTCTGCATCGCCGTGTGTGCGGTCGGACTGGCGCTTTTAACGCTGGATGACCGCCTGCGCCCTGCCGTGGGGGATGTGATATGCCTCGGCGTCCCGGTCTGTTATGCCCTGGATCTGACGATGACGGAGAGAGCCGTCCGGCATGAGGAGGTGGACGCGCTGGCGCTTGGCGTGTGCCAGTTGGGCGTAGTTGGGATCATTACCTTTGTGCTGTCCATCCTTTTTGAGGAACCGCATCTTCCGACGACGGCCGCCGCGTGGTTCTCCTCCCTGTTTTTAGGCTTCTTCTGCACAGGGATTTCATTTGTGATTCAGGCTGTCCAGCAAAAATATACGACAGCCAGCCATGTGGGGCTGATTTTTACGCTGGAACCTGTCTTTGCAACGCTTGTTGCCTTTGTCTTTGCCAACGAGGTTCTTGCTCCCCGCGGGTACCTTGGCATGGCACTCATGCTTTTAAGCTTATTGTTCATGGAGCTGGATCTGCCAGTTAAAAGAAAGCAGTCTATGGAGTATCGGGAAAACCTTTCATAG
- the mfd gene encoding transcription-repair coupling factor gives MGEIFANPLTELAEYTDIERDLSLGRGPVQLCGVTDSQKVHLMHGLTEKKAWKLIVTYDDTRAREIYDDFCYFEKNTWLYPARDLLFYSSDIHGNLLTRQRMQVFSRLIEEEGGVVVTTLDGLMDHLLPLSMIKESCLHLSGGQLLDLKETAEWLVSMGYERMGQVDGMGQFSIRGGILDIFPLTEEQPLRIELWGDEVDSIRTFDPESQRSIAQLSEAVIYPAAETVLKEEQVSDGLSLIEKEGKKQEKKFRDAMKTEEAHRIFMAVKELSESLREGFDVRGLDGYIRYFVKETVSFLDYMRDAGKEGGLAVILDEPQRLKEKGETVEMEFRESMGNRLEKGYILPGQAELLYPAKAVLAALQDKESLLFTGLDQKLPGMSVKKKYSITGKNVNSYQNSFELLIKDLTAWKKEGWRVVLLSASRTRASRLAGDLREYDLRAFCPEDPGQPVKPGELLVTYGKLHKGFAYPLIKFVVITEGDMFGAERRQKKKKRYHYEGRKIASFAELTVGDYVVHESHGLGIYRGIEKIEQDHVTKDYVKIEYGDGGNLYLPATKLEGIQKYAGSDAKKPKLNKLGGSEWTKTKTRVKSAVKEIAKELVELYAARQNTDGFQYGPDTVWQKEFEEMFPYEETEDQLAAIEDTKRDMESRKIMDRLICGDVGYGKTEIALRAAFKAIQEGKQVVYLVPTTILAQQHYNTFVQRMKDFPVRVDLMSRFKTPSEIKLTLEGLKKGYVDIVIGTHRVLSKDVEFKSLGLLIIDEEQRFGVAHKEKIKQMKQNVDVLTLTATPIPRTLHMSLVGIRDMSVLEEPPVDRVPIQTYVMEYNDEMVREAIHRELARGGQVYYVYNRVNNIDEVANHVAALVPEATVAFAHGQMREHQLERIMLDFVAGDIDVLVSTTIIETGLDIPNANTMIIHDADRLGLSQLYQIRGRIGRSNRTSFAFLMYRRDKLLKEEAEKRLQAIREFTELGSGIKIAMRDLELRGAGNILGAEQHGHMEAVGYDLYCKMLNEAVAALKGNREVEESFDSTVDCDIDAFIPDTYIRNEYQKLDIYKRISAIETDDEYMDMQDELMDRFGDIPRPVDNLLRVAELKAMAHRAYVTEVDINRQEIRFEMYQKAKLDVSGIPALIGEYKNALRFVPGEKPFMLYQDKRSKNKDCEKMMEMAKEILGKLAELGDKPAA, from the coding sequence ATGGGAGAAATATTTGCAAATCCGCTCACAGAGCTGGCGGAATATACGGACATCGAGCGGGATCTTTCGCTGGGACGCGGCCCCGTGCAGCTTTGCGGGGTGACGGATTCCCAGAAGGTGCACCTGATGCACGGGCTGACGGAGAAAAAAGCGTGGAAGCTCATCGTGACCTACGATGACACCAGAGCCAGGGAAATTTACGACGATTTCTGCTATTTTGAGAAAAATACGTGGCTGTACCCGGCCAGGGATCTTTTGTTTTACAGCTCGGACATCCACGGAAACCTCTTGACGAGACAGCGGATGCAGGTGTTTTCCAGACTGATCGAGGAGGAAGGCGGCGTCGTGGTGACGACGCTTGACGGCCTGATGGATCATCTGCTCCCGCTTTCCATGATAAAGGAGAGCTGCCTTCATCTTTCCGGCGGCCAGCTTCTTGATTTAAAGGAGACGGCAGAGTGGCTCGTCTCCATGGGTTATGAGCGGATGGGGCAGGTGGACGGCATGGGCCAGTTCTCCATCCGCGGCGGAATCCTGGACATTTTCCCGCTGACCGAGGAACAGCCTTTGCGAATTGAGCTGTGGGGCGACGAGGTGGATTCGATCCGCACCTTCGACCCGGAGAGCCAGCGTTCCATCGCCCAGCTTTCCGAGGCCGTCATCTACCCGGCGGCCGAGACAGTGTTGAAGGAAGAACAGGTGTCCGACGGCTTAAGCCTCATTGAAAAAGAGGGGAAAAAGCAGGAAAAGAAATTCCGCGATGCCATGAAGACAGAGGAGGCCCACCGGATTTTTATGGCGGTAAAGGAGCTTTCCGAGTCCCTCAGAGAGGGCTTTGACGTCAGGGGGCTGGACGGCTATATCCGCTATTTCGTGAAAGAGACGGTCTCCTTTCTGGATTACATGAGAGACGCCGGAAAAGAGGGCGGCCTGGCGGTGATCTTAGACGAACCCCAGAGGCTTAAGGAAAAAGGCGAAACCGTGGAGATGGAATTCCGGGAGAGCATGGGGAACCGGCTGGAAAAGGGCTACATCCTGCCGGGGCAGGCGGAGCTTCTCTACCCGGCGAAAGCTGTGCTGGCGGCGCTCCAGGATAAGGAAAGCCTGCTGTTTACGGGCCTCGACCAGAAGCTTCCCGGCATGTCCGTGAAGAAAAAGTACAGCATCACAGGGAAAAACGTAAACTCCTACCAGAACAGCTTTGAGCTTTTAATCAAAGACCTGACGGCATGGAAAAAAGAGGGCTGGCGCGTCGTCCTTTTGTCGGCGTCCAGAACCAGGGCCAGCCGTCTGGCCGGCGACTTGAGGGAGTATGACCTGCGCGCGTTCTGTCCCGAGGATCCCGGCCAGCCCGTGAAGCCTGGCGAGCTTCTCGTGACCTACGGAAAACTCCACAAGGGCTTTGCCTACCCGCTTATCAAATTTGTCGTCATCACCGAGGGCGACATGTTCGGGGCGGAGCGCAGGCAGAAGAAGAAAAAGCGCTATCACTACGAGGGCCGGAAGATTGCAAGCTTTGCGGAACTGACCGTCGGCGACTATGTGGTGCATGAGAGCCATGGCCTCGGGATTTACCGCGGAATCGAAAAGATCGAGCAGGATCATGTGACGAAGGACTATGTGAAAATCGAGTATGGCGACGGCGGGAATCTGTACCTGCCGGCGACGAAGTTAGAGGGAATCCAGAAATATGCCGGCTCCGATGCGAAAAAGCCGAAGCTCAATAAGCTTGGCGGCAGCGAGTGGACGAAGACAAAGACACGCGTCAAGTCGGCAGTGAAAGAAATTGCAAAGGAACTGGTGGAACTCTATGCCGCCAGACAGAATACGGACGGCTTCCAGTACGGGCCGGATACGGTCTGGCAGAAGGAATTTGAGGAGATGTTCCCTTACGAGGAAACAGAAGACCAGCTTGCAGCCATCGAGGATACGAAGCGGGATATGGAAAGCAGAAAAATCATGGACCGGCTGATCTGCGGCGACGTGGGCTACGGGAAGACGGAAATTGCCCTGCGGGCGGCCTTTAAAGCCATCCAGGAGGGAAAACAGGTAGTCTATCTTGTTCCCACGACGATTTTGGCCCAGCAGCATTACAATACCTTCGTCCAGCGGATGAAGGATTTCCCTGTCCGCGTCGATCTCATGTCGCGGTTTAAAACGCCGTCGGAGATCAAGCTGACGTTAGAGGGCTTAAAAAAAGGCTATGTGGACATTGTCATCGGCACTCACCGCGTCCTTTCGAAAGATGTGGAGTTTAAAAGCCTCGGCCTTTTGATTATCGACGAGGAACAGCGGTTCGGCGTGGCCCACAAGGAAAAAATCAAGCAGATGAAACAGAACGTGGACGTCCTGACACTGACGGCGACGCCGATTCCGCGGACGCTGCACATGAGCCTTGTGGGGATCCGCGACATGAGCGTCTTGGAGGAGCCGCCGGTGGACCGGGTGCCGATCCAGACGTATGTGATGGAGTACAACGACGAGATGGTGCGGGAAGCCATCCACAGGGAGCTGGCCCGCGGCGGGCAGGTGTATTATGTGTACAACCGCGTCAACAATATCGACGAGGTGGCAAATCACGTGGCGGCGCTTGTGCCGGAAGCCACGGTGGCGTTTGCCCACGGGCAGATGCGGGAGCACCAGCTTGAGCGGATCATGCTGGATTTTGTGGCCGGGGACATCGACGTCCTCGTCTCCACCACCATCATCGAGACGGGTCTTGACATTCCCAACGCCAACACCATGATTATTCATGATGCCGACCGGCTCGGGCTTTCCCAGCTTTACCAGATCCGCGGCCGCATCGGCCGTTCCAACAGGACGTCGTTTGCATTTCTCATGTACCGGCGGGATAAGCTTCTTAAGGAAGAGGCGGAAAAGCGGCTCCAGGCCATCCGGGAATTTACGGAGCTGGGTTCCGGCATCAAGATTGCCATGCGTGATCTGGAGCTTCGCGGCGCCGGGAATATTTTAGGTGCGGAACAGCACGGCCACATGGAGGCGGTGGGGTATGACCTGTACTGCAAGATGTTAAATGAGGCGGTGGCGGCGTTAAAGGGGAACCGGGAGGTCGAGGAGAGCTTCGATTCCACGGTGGACTGCGACATCGACGCGTTCATCCCCGACACGTATATCCGGAACGAGTATCAGAAGCTCGATATCTACAAACGGATTTCGGCCATCGAGACCGACGACGAGTACATGGATATGCAGGATGAGCTGATGGACCGCTTCGGCGATATCCCGCGGCCGGTGGATAACCTCCTTCGAGTGGCCGAGCTAAAGGCCATGGCCCACAGGGCGTATGTGACCGAGGTGGACATCAACCGCCAGGAAATCCGCTTCGAGATGTACCAGAAAGCAAAATTAGACGTATCCGGCATCCCGGCGCTCATCGGCGAGTACAAGAATGCCCTGCGGTTCGTGCCCGGGGAAAAGCCGTTCATGCTTTATCAGGATAAGCGGTCGAAGAATAAGGACTGCGAGAAAATGATGGAAATGGCGAAGGAAATTTTGGGAAAGCTGGCGGAGCTTGGGGATAAGCCGGCGGCGTAA